CTGTGTGCTAAAAACAACACAGATTTTGGCTTTACCCTAGCTATATCAAAACAAGCTAAATATGTCTTACCCGTACCAGTTGCTGATATTAAAAGCGCTCTATCTTCGCCTTTATTTCTTATTTTTTCAATTCCATTTAATGCTCTAAGCTGCATTTTATTTGGATTTATTTTGCCGTTTTCATCACATCTTAATTTTATAATTTCTTTTTGGGCATTTTTTTGACCTTGTTTTACTCTCCTGTATATCTGCTCATAGCTCTCTATCCACTCTTTAGTGACAGGTATACCCCACTCAAATATTCTACTAAATTCTGACAATGTCTGCACTATAAATGAACCTTCTGTAGTAGATGATAGCTTCACATTCCACTCTTGATTTACACTTATAGCACTTTGAGTAAGATTGCTACTACCCACAATCATATTGTAATGGTCTTGCTTCTTAAATATGTACCCCTTGGCATGATGAGCTTTATTTACTATCATTCTAAGTTCTATATTTTTAAACGATAATAACTTTTTTAGTGCCTTAGGTTCTGTAAAATTTAGATATTGTGATGCTATTATCTTTCCCTTTATGCCTTTTTTCTCTAATTCTTCCAATGTAGTCATTAGGGACATGAGCCCTCCATATGTGATAAATGCAACTGAAAACAAAAATTCATCACATGTTTTGAGCTCTTCTATAATACTAGTAGATACCTTTTGACCAATCGAGTGATTATTTATTATAAGTTTGGGCCTGTAATGTTCTAATGAATGCTCTCGATGATCTATAAACCCTGTATGAATACTCTTAATTATATGATCTGTAATCATTTACAGTCTCTCATAAGTGCTTCAACTATAGGTTTATCTGCTTCAGCCCAATCTAAAGTCTTAAGCTCATTAGCATCTAGCCACTTAGCATCTAAATGCTCTTTCATTACAAACTCTCTATTTCTCACCTCTATAAGATAACTATGCATAGTAATTTTAAAATCTGGATATTCATGTTCTACTGTCATGTAAAAATTATTTGGAGATATAGCCACATCTACTCCCATTTCTTCGGTCAATTCTCTTGATAATCCAGCCTCAAATGTCTCACCTTCTTCAACTTTACCACCTGGAAATTCATATTTGTAACTTATATAATCAAATTTCCCCTTGTTTCTCTGCATACACAATATCTGATTTTCATTAGATAATATTGCAGCCGTCACCGTATAATGTTTCATATCCATCACCTCTGTGTTTTTTGTTTATTTAGTTACTATATTACTATATTCTGAGCAGACTATCTATATTTTTTATAGACAATGTACACAAATATTATATTAACCTTAAAAATAGCCAATAATATTGACTATCTGAGCACAACAATGTTATTCTTCTAAAGCGTGCTGTAATCGCGTATACATTAATAAAAGGAGTTAATACATTATGACAAAAATATTTAGACACGAATACGATTTCATAAGAATTATCTCTGCTTTAGCAGTTTTAACTATCCATGTAACAAGCATACACATAACTACAAACACTAGCGCGTATTTT
This is a stretch of genomic DNA from Tissierellales bacterium. It encodes these proteins:
- a CDS encoding (deoxy)nucleoside triphosphate pyrophosphohydrolase, giving the protein MKHYTVTAAILSNENQILCMQRNKGKFDYISYKYEFPGGKVEEGETFEAGLSRELTEEMGVDVAISPNNFYMTVEHEYPDFKITMHSYLIEVRNREFVMKEHLDAKWLDANELKTLDWAEADKPIVEALMRDCK